One genomic window of Pirellulales bacterium includes the following:
- a CDS encoding ABC transporter ATP-binding protein, producing MIETRELTKVYGDLYALKNLNLKLDKGDVFGFIGPNGAGKTTTMRILATLLNPTVGEAYVCGHSIYTHPKEIRRVIGYMPDFFGVYDDMKVIEYLEFFAAAYRIGGPQRKKICDEVLQLVDLTYKRDALVTSLSRGMTQRLGLARVLLHDPQVLLLDEPASGLDPRARIEIRGLLKELRKMGKTIMVSSHILPELADVCNKIGIIERGELIVNADVDEVMRRVRRQVVLHIGLAGNSDGAARLLEDHPAVASVTASGGKLEVTLADGVEDYSELPTLLVQAGYRLNLFREEELNLETAFMALTKGITS from the coding sequence GTGATCGAAACTCGCGAACTCACCAAAGTCTACGGCGATCTCTACGCGCTCAAGAATCTCAATCTCAAGCTCGACAAGGGAGACGTCTTCGGCTTCATCGGCCCCAACGGCGCCGGCAAGACCACCACCATGCGCATCCTCGCCACCCTGCTCAACCCCACCGTCGGCGAGGCTTATGTCTGTGGGCATTCGATCTACACCCACCCCAAGGAAATTCGCCGCGTCATTGGCTACATGCCCGACTTCTTCGGCGTGTACGACGACATGAAGGTGATCGAGTATCTCGAGTTCTTCGCGGCGGCGTATCGCATTGGGGGACCGCAGCGCAAAAAGATCTGCGACGAGGTGCTCCAACTGGTCGACCTCACCTACAAGCGCGACGCGCTGGTCACCAGCCTTTCGCGCGGCATGACGCAGCGCCTCGGTCTGGCCCGCGTGCTGCTGCATGATCCGCAGGTGCTCTTGCTCGACGAACCCGCCAGCGGCCTCGACCCCCGCGCCCGCATTGAAATTCGCGGCCTCCTCAAAGAACTGCGCAAGATGGGCAAAACCATCATGGTGTCCAGCCACATCCTGCCTGAGCTGGCCGATGTCTGCAACAAGATCGGCATCATCGAGCGGGGAGAACTGATCGTGAACGCCGATGTCGACGAGGTGATGCGCCGCGTTCGCCGGCAGGTGGTGCTGCACATCGGCTTGGCCGGAAATAGCGACGGCGCCGCGCGACTCTTGGAAGATCACCCCGCCGTGGCCAGTGTGACGGCGTCGGGCGGCAAGCTGGAAGTGACGCTCGCCGATGGCGTGGAAGACTATAGCGAACTACCCACGCTCCTGGTGCAGGCCGGCTACCGGCTGAACCTGTTCCGCGAGGAAGAGCTGAACCTCGAAACCGCCTTCATGGCCCTGACCAAAGGCATCACGTCGTAA